One genomic window of Ignavibacteriota bacterium includes the following:
- a CDS encoding aminopeptidase, translated as MPIRTIDHILAAGYPDDFRQGAENAIGICLRLAPGELCTIITDEATLPIGASLADAVHRRGNPLVVFVLEDFGPRPMTDLPEEILASLSRTDVSVYACRAQAGELAHRIGMMRLIDTVKPRHGHMVNINARIMVEGMRADFEAVDRLSTRLHSLAVAARIITATTPRGTDLTVQLSPTLRWLKTSGIITREKWGNLPGGEIFTSPARVDGVFVVDGVVGDWLCEKYGDLRDTPLHITIENSRIVSTACANNTLLEDFRAYTRTDENSNRVGEFAIGTNIALTGVIGHILQDEKIPGVHIAFGHPYTEHTGADWRSTTHIDVVARNFDIAFDGHPVMRAGVFLDFAE; from the coding sequence ATGCCCATCCGTACCATCGACCACATCCTCGCCGCCGGGTATCCTGACGACTTCCGGCAGGGCGCAGAAAACGCCATCGGCATATGCCTGCGTCTCGCGCCCGGGGAGTTATGTACAATCATCACCGACGAGGCCACGCTGCCGATCGGGGCCAGCCTGGCGGACGCCGTACATCGGCGCGGCAATCCGCTGGTCGTGTTTGTGCTCGAGGATTTTGGGCCACGGCCCATGACCGACCTGCCCGAGGAAATACTCGCCTCGCTGTCGCGCACCGACGTCAGTGTGTACGCATGCCGGGCGCAGGCGGGCGAACTCGCGCACCGCATCGGCATGATGCGTCTGATCGACACCGTGAAACCGCGGCACGGACACATGGTCAACATCAACGCGCGTATCATGGTTGAGGGCATGCGCGCCGACTTCGAAGCCGTCGACCGGCTCAGCACGCGGCTGCACTCCCTCGCCGTCGCGGCGCGGATCATCACCGCAACAACGCCACGCGGCACCGACCTGACCGTGCAGTTGTCGCCGACGCTGCGCTGGCTGAAGACGAGCGGCATCATCACCCGCGAGAAATGGGGAAACCTCCCGGGCGGAGAGATTTTCACCTCGCCCGCGCGTGTGGACGGCGTCTTTGTTGTGGACGGTGTTGTGGGCGACTGGCTCTGCGAAAAGTACGGCGATCTGCGCGACACACCGTTGCACATCACAATCGAGAACAGCCGCATCGTGTCCACCGCCTGCGCGAACAACACGCTGCTCGAAGATTTCCGCGCCTACACCCGCACCGATGAGAACTCGAACCGTGTCGGCGAATTTGCCATCGGCACCAACATCGCGCTGACCGGCGTGATCGGCCACATACTGCAGGACGAAAAAATTCCCGGCGTACACATCGCCTTCGGTCATCCCTACACAGAACACACAGGCGCCGACTGGCGCTCCACCACGCACATCGACGTCGTGGCCCGCAACTTCGACATCGCCTTCGACGGCCACCCCGTCATGCGTGCCGGCGTCTTTCTCGATTTCGCCGAGTAG
- a CDS encoding carboxylate-amine ligase: protein MSHRPSLSLGIEEEFMIIDPRTRELKSHIQEIIDAGRQVLHEAIKPELHQSVVEIGTGICRDVAQARAEMTARRRDLAQLAISRGLRIGAAGTHPISRWEDQTITENLRYKQVVEDMQMVARANLIFGLHVHVGIENRQTAIEVMNEARYFIPHLLALSTNSPFWQRRRTGLKSYRLKVFDKFPRTGIPEYFSSYGEFERFVDLLVRTNSIDDGKKIWWDIRPHPHFDTLEFRVCDIPMRIDETIAIAALIQAIVAKIWALRERNFGFRLYRRDLLMENKWRASRYGIQGKLIDFGREIEVPFAELVDELLEFVDDVLDELGSRSEVGYIRDIMRHGSGADRQLAVFDQTENYEAVVDYIITETHHGLGLLLGS, encoded by the coding sequence ATGTCCCACCGCCCATCTCTTTCTCTCGGAATAGAGGAAGAATTCATGATCATCGATCCCCGGACGCGCGAGTTGAAATCGCACATCCAGGAAATCATCGACGCGGGGAGGCAGGTACTGCACGAAGCAATCAAGCCCGAGCTGCATCAGTCCGTCGTCGAAATCGGGACAGGTATCTGCCGCGACGTCGCGCAGGCGCGGGCCGAGATGACGGCCAGGCGCCGCGATCTTGCGCAGCTCGCCATCTCGCGCGGACTGCGCATCGGCGCGGCGGGCACACATCCGATTTCGCGCTGGGAGGATCAGACGATCACCGAGAACCTGCGCTACAAGCAGGTGGTGGAAGACATGCAGATGGTTGCGCGCGCCAACCTGATTTTCGGATTACACGTTCATGTGGGAATCGAGAACCGGCAGACCGCGATCGAGGTGATGAACGAGGCGCGGTACTTCATACCGCATCTGCTCGCGCTCTCGACCAACTCGCCGTTCTGGCAGCGGCGCAGGACGGGTCTCAAGTCGTACCGTCTGAAAGTGTTCGACAAATTCCCGCGCACAGGCATACCCGAGTACTTCTCGAGCTACGGCGAATTCGAACGGTTTGTCGATCTGCTCGTGCGCACCAACAGCATCGACGACGGCAAGAAGATCTGGTGGGACATACGCCCGCATCCACATTTCGACACACTCGAATTCCGCGTGTGCGACATCCCGATGCGCATCGACGAAACAATCGCCATCGCTGCGCTCATTCAGGCGATTGTGGCAAAGATATGGGCGCTGCGCGAACGGAATTTCGGCTTCCGCCTGTACCGCCGCGACCTCCTGATGGAGAACAAATGGCGCGCGTCGCGATACGGCATACAGGGCAAGCTGATAGATTTCGGCCGCGAGATCGAAGTGCCCTTCGCCGAACTCGTCGACGAGCTGCTGGAATTTGTCGACGATGTGCTCGACGAACTCGGCAGCAGATCCGAAGTCGGATACATCCGCGACATCATGCGCCACGGCAGCGGCGCCGACCGCCAGCTCGCCGTCTTCGATCAAACCGAAAACTACGAAGCCGTCGTCGATTACATCATCACCGAAACCCATCACGGACTCGGGCTGCTACTCGGTAGTTAG